The Suncus etruscus isolate mSunEtr1 chromosome 14, mSunEtr1.pri.cur, whole genome shotgun sequence genome contains a region encoding:
- the LOC126028596 gene encoding sulfotransferase 2A1-like, whose product MQKVGMPYGSWFDHVHGWLSMRKRENFLLLSYEELKRDLRNTVKKISQFLGVELGQEAIDSVLENCSFQAMKNNNMSNYSSIDERLVNIKVAPLLRKDQAE is encoded by the exons ATGCAGAAAGTTGGCA TGCCTTATGGATCGTGGTTTGACCATGTCCATGGCTGGCTATCTATGCGGAAGCGTGAAAATTTCCTGTTGCTGAGCTATGAGGAGCTAAAAAGA GACCTGAGAAACACTGTGAAGAAGATAAGCCAATTCCTGGGTGTGGAATTAGGACAGGAAGCCATAGACTCAGTCCTAGAGAACTGCTCCTTCCAggctatgaaaaataataatatgtccAACTATTCCTCCATTGATGAAAGACTTGTGAATATAAAAGTAGCTCCCTTATTGAGAAAAG ACCAGGCTGAATGA